In Paracoccus sp. TOH, a single window of DNA contains:
- a CDS encoding DNA-directed RNA polymerase subunit alpha, whose amino-acid sequence MIHKNWAELIKPTQLEIKPGADSSRVATVVAEPLERGFGLTLGNALRRVLLSSLQGAAITSVQIDNVLHEFSSVPGVREDVTDIVLNLKGVTLKMDVDAPKRLALSAKGPGEVKAGDIQESAGITILNRDHVICHLDDGAELHMELTVANGKGYVAADKNRPEDAPIGLIPIDAIFSPVKRVSYEVQPTREGQVLDYDKLTMKVETDGSLTPEDAVAYAARIIQDQLSVFVNFDEPETATRSDAEDGLEFDPRLLKKVDELELSVRSANCLKNDNIVYIGDLIQKTEAEMLRTPNFGRKSLNEIKEVLSGMGLHLGMDVVDWPPENIEDLAKRFDDQF is encoded by the coding sequence ATGATCCACAAGAACTGGGCCGAACTCATCAAGCCCACCCAGCTTGAAATCAAGCCGGGTGCCGATTCGTCCCGCGTGGCCACCGTGGTCGCGGAACCGCTCGAGCGGGGCTTCGGCCTGACGCTGGGCAACGCCCTGCGCCGGGTGCTGCTGTCCTCGCTGCAGGGCGCGGCGATCACCTCGGTGCAGATCGACAACGTGCTGCACGAATTCTCGTCCGTCCCCGGCGTGCGCGAGGACGTGACCGACATCGTCCTGAACCTCAAGGGCGTGACGCTGAAGATGGACGTCGACGCGCCCAAGCGCCTGGCGCTCTCGGCCAAGGGCCCGGGCGAGGTCAAGGCCGGCGACATCCAGGAATCGGCCGGCATCACCATCCTGAACCGCGACCATGTGATCTGCCACCTGGACGACGGCGCCGAGCTGCACATGGAGCTGACCGTCGCCAACGGCAAGGGCTACGTCGCCGCCGACAAGAACCGTCCCGAGGACGCGCCCATCGGCCTGATCCCGATCGACGCCATCTTCTCGCCGGTCAAGCGCGTCAGCTACGAGGTGCAGCCGACCCGCGAGGGCCAGGTGCTGGACTATGACAAGCTGACGATGAAGGTCGAGACCGACGGTTCGCTGACCCCGGAAGACGCCGTGGCCTATGCCGCGCGCATCATCCAGGACCAGCTTTCGGTGTTCGTGAACTTCGACGAGCCGGAAACCGCCACCCGCTCGGATGCCGAGGACGGGCTGGAATTCGACCCGCGCCTGCTGAAGAAGGTCGACGAGCTGGAACTGTCGGTGCGTTCGGCGAACTGCCTCAAGAACGACAACATCGTCTATATCGGCGACCTGATCCAGAAGACCGAAGCCGAGATGCTGCGCACCCCGAACTTCGGCCGCAAGTCGCTGAACGAGATCAAGGAAGTGCTCTCGGGCATGGGCCTGCATCTCGGCATGGATGTCGTGGACTGGCCGCCGGAGAACATCGAGGATCTGGCCAAGCGTTTCGACGACCAGTTCTAA
- a CDS encoding RluA family pseudouridine synthase — MSNVQTIRIGADEGDQRIDRWLKKRFPQLTQGAVEKMCRTGQLRVEGGRVKANTRIEAGQEVRVPPLPEGAAPAPAAKPRVKQSDAEMIQSCVLWRDEHIIALNKPPGLPSQGGSGQGDRHVDGLTEALMFGYKDRPKLVHRLDKDTSGVLLLARTDRIARALSEAFRHRLTRKIYWAAVAGVPHPRMGSIKYGLVKAPGRGRGGEGEKMMAVHPSDVAATEGAKRAHTDYAVLSALGGRVSWVAMVPVTGRTHQLRAHMAEIGHPIVGDGKYGGSGQENLGDGWGAQLGGEISRKLHLHARMIRFEHPITKKLITVTAPLPEHMARTWKTLGWSETDVPEDPFAETA; from the coding sequence ATGAGCAACGTGCAGACCATCCGCATCGGCGCGGACGAGGGCGATCAGCGCATCGACCGCTGGCTGAAGAAGCGGTTCCCGCAGCTCACGCAGGGCGCGGTGGAAAAGATGTGCCGTACCGGCCAGCTGCGCGTCGAGGGCGGCCGGGTCAAGGCCAATACCCGCATCGAGGCCGGACAAGAGGTGCGGGTGCCGCCGCTGCCCGAGGGCGCCGCCCCCGCGCCGGCGGCGAAGCCGCGCGTCAAGCAGTCCGATGCCGAGATGATCCAGTCCTGCGTGCTGTGGCGCGACGAGCATATCATCGCGCTGAACAAGCCGCCGGGCCTGCCCTCGCAGGGCGGCTCGGGGCAGGGCGACCGGCATGTCGACGGGCTGACCGAGGCCTTGATGTTCGGCTACAAGGACCGGCCGAAGCTGGTGCACCGGCTGGACAAGGACACGTCGGGCGTGCTGCTGCTGGCGCGCACCGACCGCATCGCCCGGGCGCTGTCCGAGGCGTTCCGCCACCGGCTGACCCGCAAGATCTATTGGGCCGCGGTGGCCGGCGTGCCGCATCCGCGCATGGGCTCGATCAAATACGGGCTGGTCAAGGCGCCTGGCCGCGGCCGGGGCGGCGAGGGCGAGAAGATGATGGCCGTGCATCCCTCGGACGTCGCGGCGACCGAGGGCGCCAAGCGCGCCCATACCGATTACGCCGTGCTGTCCGCGCTTGGCGGCCGGGTCTCCTGGGTGGCCATGGTCCCGGTGACCGGCCGCACCCATCAGCTGCGCGCCCATATGGCCGAGATCGGCCACCCCATTGTCGGCGACGGCAAATATGGCGGCTCGGGGCAGGAGAACCTGGGCGACGGCTGGGGTGCCCAGCTGGGCGGAGAGATCAGCCGCAAGCTGCATCTGCACGCCCGCATGATCCGCTTCGAGCATCCGATCACCAAGAAGCTGATTACCGTCACCGCGCCCTTGCCCGAGCATATGGCGCGCACCTGGAAGACGCTGGGCTGGTCGGAAACCGACGTGCCCGAAGACCCTTTCGCCGAGACAGCATGA
- the secY gene encoding preprotein translocase subunit SecY yields MASAAEQMAANLSWGALGKATELRQRIWFTLGLLIIYRLGTYIPVPGIDGASLRNFMDQAQSGIGGILSMFTGGALGRMGVFALGIMPYISASIIVQLMASMVPALEQLKKEGETGRKKINQYTRYGTVALALFQAWGLAVSLEHGNLAHEPGMFFRASVVITLVGGTMFLMWLGEQITARGIGNGISLIIFVGIVAEIPGHLAQFLAQGRSGAISTPVILGVIVMVAAVIGFVVFMERALRKIHIQYPRRQVGMKIYDGQSSHLPIKVNPAGVIPAIFASSLLLLPVTISTFSGNQTGPVMSTVLAYFGPGQPLYLLFFAAMIVFFTYFYTFNVSFKTEDVAENLKNQGGFIPGIRPGKRTEDYLTYVVTRVLVIGSAYLAFVCLLPEIIRDQLAIPFYFGGTSVLIVVSVVMDTINQVQSHLLAHQYEGLIEKSQLRGKRGKTGAAKPRKAPARR; encoded by the coding sequence ATGGCGTCAGCCGCAGAACAGATGGCCGCGAACCTTTCCTGGGGCGCGCTTGGCAAGGCGACCGAGCTTCGCCAGAGGATCTGGTTCACGCTCGGACTTCTCATCATCTATCGCCTCGGCACCTATATCCCGGTGCCCGGCATCGACGGCGCGAGCCTGCGCAACTTCATGGACCAGGCCCAGTCCGGCATCGGCGGCATCCTGTCGATGTTCACCGGCGGCGCGCTGGGGCGGATGGGCGTCTTCGCGCTGGGGATCATGCCCTATATCTCGGCCTCGATCATCGTGCAGCTGATGGCCTCGATGGTCCCGGCGCTCGAACAGCTCAAGAAAGAGGGCGAGACCGGCCGCAAGAAGATCAACCAGTATACCCGCTACGGCACCGTGGCGCTGGCGCTGTTCCAGGCCTGGGGTCTGGCGGTCAGTCTGGAACACGGCAACCTCGCGCATGAGCCGGGGATGTTCTTCCGCGCCTCGGTGGTGATCACCCTGGTCGGCGGCACCATGTTCCTGATGTGGCTGGGCGAGCAGATCACCGCCCGCGGCATCGGCAACGGCATCTCGCTGATCATCTTCGTCGGCATCGTGGCGGAGATTCCCGGCCATCTGGCGCAGTTCCTGGCCCAGGGCCGCTCGGGCGCCATCTCGACCCCGGTGATCCTGGGGGTGATCGTCATGGTCGCCGCGGTGATCGGCTTCGTGGTGTTCATGGAGCGGGCGCTGCGCAAGATCCACATCCAGTATCCGCGCCGCCAGGTCGGGATGAAGATCTATGACGGCCAGTCCAGCCACCTGCCGATCAAGGTGAACCCGGCCGGCGTGATCCCGGCGATCTTCGCCAGCTCGCTGCTGCTGTTGCCGGTGACGATCTCGACCTTCTCGGGCAACCAGACCGGCCCGGTGATGTCCACCGTCCTGGCCTATTTCGGTCCCGGCCAGCCGCTCTATCTGCTGTTCTTCGCGGCGATGATCGTGTTCTTCACCTATTTCTACACCTTCAACGTCAGCTTCAAGACCGAGGACGTGGCCGAGAACCTGAAGAACCAGGGCGGCTTCATCCCCGGCATCCGCCCCGGCAAGCGCACCGAGGATTACCTGACCTATGTGGTGACCCGGGTGCTGGTGATCGGCTCGGCCTATCTGGCCTTCGTCTGCCTGCTGCCCGAGATCATCCGCGACCAGCTGGCGATCCCGTTCTATTTCGGCGGCACCTCGGTGCTGATCGTGGTCAGCGTGGTGATGGATACGATCAACCAGGTGCAAAGCCACTTGCTCGCGCATCAATACGAAGGTTTGATCGAGAAGTCGCAGCTGCGCGGCAAGCGCGGCAAGACCGGGGCGGCCAAGCCCCGCAAGGCCCCGGCGCGGCGCTAG
- a CDS encoding autoinducer binding domain-containing protein, which translates to MSSRAEINAALAKLKKLAPAGYFIGLHIRFAAPLMQFQTYNKDWAQRYSERAYALRDPTIAWGFSTTGTCRWSVLPIPDPFSILQDAADHGLRYGLAVAHGPIKSRTICCFAHDKREFTDDEIETISTMVRRLHDITEPPESLTKAQQEALRCIAEGDRHAAAAAKLGITESAFKARLISARERLMARTTAEALQRAKDYRLL; encoded by the coding sequence ATGTCATCTCGCGCGGAAATCAACGCAGCACTAGCCAAGCTGAAAAAACTCGCCCCGGCGGGTTATTTCATCGGGCTGCATATTCGCTTCGCTGCACCGCTGATGCAGTTCCAGACCTATAACAAGGACTGGGCGCAGCGCTATTCCGAGCGGGCCTATGCCCTGCGCGATCCCACCATCGCCTGGGGCTTCTCGACCACCGGAACCTGCCGGTGGAGCGTGCTGCCCATCCCGGACCCGTTTTCGATTCTTCAGGACGCCGCGGATCATGGGCTGCGCTACGGGCTGGCGGTGGCGCATGGCCCGATCAAGTCGCGCACGATTTGCTGCTTTGCCCATGACAAACGGGAATTCACGGATGACGAGATCGAAACGATCTCGACAATGGTACGACGGCTTCACGATATCACAGAGCCGCCGGAGAGCCTGACGAAGGCTCAGCAAGAGGCCCTTCGGTGTATCGCAGAGGGGGATCGTCATGCAGCGGCGGCTGCCAAACTTGGTATTACGGAAAGCGCATTCAAGGCTCGTCTCATTTCGGCGCGCGAAAGGCTGATGGCGCGCACGACTGCCGAGGCGCTGCAACGGGCCAAGGATTACCGCTTGCTATAA
- the rplQ gene encoding 50S ribosomal protein L17: MRHARGYRRLNRTHEHRKALFANMAGSLIEHEQIKTTLPKAKELRPIVEKLITLAKRGDLHARRQADAQLKQDQHVAKLFDVLGARYKDRQGGYVRILKAGFRYGDMAPMAIIELVDRDADAKGAADRARLEAESAADES, from the coding sequence ATGCGTCACGCCCGCGGCTACCGCCGTCTGAACCGCACCCACGAACACCGCAAGGCGCTGTTCGCCAACATGGCCGGCTCGCTGATCGAGCACGAGCAGATCAAGACCACGCTGCCGAAAGCCAAGGAATTGCGCCCGATCGTCGAGAAGCTGATCACGCTGGCGAAGCGCGGCGACCTGCACGCCCGCCGTCAGGCCGATGCGCAGCTGAAGCAGGACCAGCATGTCGCCAAGCTGTTCGACGTGCTCGGCGCCCGCTACAAGGACCGTCAGGGCGGCTATGTCCGCATCCTGAAGGCCGGCTTCCGCTATGGCGACATGGCGCCGATGGCGATCATCGAACTGGTCGACCGCGACGCCGATGCCAAGGGCGCCGCTGACCGCGCCCGCCTGGAAGCCGAATCGGCTGCCGACGAATCGTAA
- the rpsE gene encoding 30S ribosomal protein S5 → MAEREHRRGRREEREETPEFADRLVAINRVSKTVKGGKRFGFAALVVVGDQRGRVGFGKGKAKEVPEAIRKATEQAKRGLIRVPLRDGRTLHHDIEGRHGAGKVIMRTAVPGTGIIAGGPMRAVFEMLGVQDVVAKSQGSQNPYNMIRATIDGLKKEASPRNVAQRRGKKVAEILPSTDKPADAAVEA, encoded by the coding sequence ATGGCAGAACGTGAACATCGTCGGGGCCGCCGCGAAGAGCGCGAGGAAACCCCGGAATTCGCCGACCGTCTGGTCGCGATCAACCGCGTCTCGAAGACCGTCAAGGGCGGCAAGCGCTTCGGCTTCGCGGCCCTGGTGGTCGTCGGCGACCAGCGCGGCCGCGTCGGTTTCGGCAAGGGCAAGGCGAAAGAAGTGCCCGAGGCGATCCGCAAGGCGACCGAGCAGGCCAAGCGCGGCCTGATCCGCGTGCCGCTGCGCGACGGCCGCACCCTGCATCATGACATCGAGGGCCGGCACGGCGCCGGCAAGGTCATCATGCGCACCGCCGTCCCGGGGACCGGCATCATCGCCGGCGGCCCGATGCGCGCCGTGTTCGAGATGCTGGGCGTTCAGGACGTGGTGGCGAAGTCGCAGGGCTCGCAGAACCCCTACAACATGATCCGCGCCACCATCGACGGCCTCAAGAAGGAAGCCTCGCCCCGCAACGTCGCCCAGCGTCGTGGCAAGAAGGTGGCCGAGATCCTGCCGTCCACCGACAAGCCGGCTGACGCCGCGGTCGAAGCGTAA
- the rplF gene encoding 50S ribosomal protein L6, with protein sequence MSRIGKKPVALPKGVTAEIKGQTIEVKGPKGARSFTATDDVTLSLEEGAVKVTPRGQSKRARQQWGMTRSMVENLTVGVSEGFKKELEIQGVGYRAQMQGKTLKLALGYSHDVNFETPEGVTITAPKQTEIVVEGIDQQLVGQVAANIREWRRPEPYKGKGIRYKGEVVFRKEGKKK encoded by the coding sequence ATGTCTCGGATTGGTAAAAAGCCGGTCGCCCTCCCCAAGGGCGTGACCGCAGAGATCAAGGGTCAGACGATCGAAGTGAAAGGCCCGAAAGGCGCCCGCAGCTTCACCGCGACCGACGACGTGACGCTGAGCCTCGAGGAGGGTGCTGTCAAGGTGACCCCGCGCGGCCAGTCCAAGCGCGCCCGGCAGCAATGGGGCATGACCCGCTCGATGGTCGAGAACCTGACCGTCGGCGTCAGCGAAGGCTTCAAGAAAGAGCTGGAAATCCAGGGCGTCGGCTACCGCGCCCAGATGCAGGGCAAGACCCTCAAGCTCGCCCTGGGCTATTCGCATGACGTGAACTTCGAAACGCCGGAAGGCGTGACCATCACGGCGCCGAAGCAGACCGAGATCGTGGTCGAGGGCATCGACCAGCAGCTGGTCGGCCAGGTCGCCGCGAACATCCGCGAGTGGCGTCGCCCCGAGCCCTACAAGGGCAAGGGCATCCGCTACAAGGGTGAGGTCGTCTTCCGCAAGGAAGGCAAGAAGAAGTAA
- the rplO gene encoding 50S ribosomal protein L15, giving the protein MKLHELHDNPGANRKKKRVARGPGSGKGKTAGRGIKGQTSRSGVALNGYEGGQMPLYRRLPKRGFSKPNRLDFAVVNLGQLQTFVDAGKLDAKAEVTEDALVAAGVIRRKLDGVRVLAKGELKAALTLTVAGASQAAVEAVEKAGGKLTVTRPAKEAAAAAE; this is encoded by the coding sequence ATGAAACTGCATGAACTTCACGACAATCCCGGCGCGAACCGCAAGAAGAAGCGCGTCGCGCGCGGCCCCGGCTCGGGCAAGGGCAAGACCGCCGGCCGTGGTATCAAGGGCCAGACCTCGCGTTCGGGCGTGGCGCTGAACGGCTACGAAGGCGGCCAGATGCCGCTTTACCGCCGGCTGCCCAAGCGCGGCTTCTCGAAGCCGAATCGCCTGGACTTCGCGGTGGTGAACCTGGGCCAGCTGCAGACCTTCGTCGATGCCGGCAAGCTCGACGCGAAAGCCGAAGTGACCGAGGACGCGCTGGTTGCGGCCGGCGTCATCCGCCGCAAGCTGGACGGCGTGCGCGTGCTGGCCAAGGGCGAGCTGAAAGCCGCCCTGACCCTGACCGTCGCCGGTGCGTCGCAAGCCGCCGTCGAGGCGGTCGAGAAGGCCGGTGGCAAGCTCACCGTCACCCGCCCGGCCAAGGAAGCCGCGGCTGCCGCCGAATAA
- the rpsK gene encoding 30S ribosomal protein S11, giving the protein MARDKTRIKRKERKNIATGVAHVNSSFNNTKILISDVQGNAISWSSAGTMGFKGSRKSTPYAAQMAAEDAGKKAQEHGVRTLEVEVQGPGSGRESALRALAAVGFNITAIRDVTPIAHNGCRPPKRRRV; this is encoded by the coding sequence ATGGCACGCGATAAAACCCGCATCAAGCGCAAGGAACGCAAGAACATCGCCACTGGCGTGGCGCATGTGAACTCGTCCTTCAACAACACCAAGATCCTGATCTCGGATGTGCAGGGCAACGCGATCTCCTGGTCGTCGGCCGGCACCATGGGCTTCAAGGGGTCGCGCAAGTCGACCCCCTATGCCGCCCAGATGGCTGCCGAAGACGCCGGCAAGAAGGCGCAGGAACACGGCGTCCGCACGCTGGAAGTCGAAGTGCAGGGCCCCGGCTCGGGCCGCGAATCGGCGCTGCGCGCCCTGGCCGCGGTCGGCTTCAACATCACGGCCATCCGTGACGTGACCCCGATCGCGCATAACGGCTGCCGCCCGCCGAAGCGCCGCCGGGTCTGA
- the rplR gene encoding 50S ribosomal protein L18, translating to MALNKRELFQKRRLRVRNKLRAISDGRPRLSVHRSSKNISVQVIDDVKGVTLAAASSLEKDLGVVGKNNLEAAAKIGAAIAERAKQAGVEEVIFDRGGFLFHGKIKALADAAREGGLKF from the coding sequence ATGGCACTGAACAAGAGAGAGCTGTTCCAGAAGCGCCGCCTGCGCGTGCGGAACAAACTGCGGGCCATCTCGGACGGTCGTCCGCGGCTGTCCGTTCACCGTTCTTCCAAGAACATCAGCGTCCAGGTGATCGACGACGTGAAGGGGGTCACCCTGGCCGCCGCCTCGTCGCTGGAAAAGGACCTGGGCGTTGTCGGCAAGAACAACCTGGAAGCCGCGGCCAAGATCGGCGCTGCCATTGCGGAGCGCGCGAAGCAGGCCGGCGTCGAAGAGGTGATCTTCGACCGCGGCGGCTTCCTGTTCCACGGCAAGATCAAGGCTCTGGCCGACGCAGCCCGCGAAGGCGGTCTGAAGTTCTGA
- a CDS encoding acyl-homoserine-lactone synthase, protein MQTTTLSFANLHNHGELFANIFRARKQSFIVQKRWNLPQTDDMEFDQYDTPMSRWVAIHETGRVLAGVRLTPTTARCGMYSYMIRDAQLDLLGGSIPQNLLDGPAPVESGTWEASRLFVDHTIPQRERRRVHINLVQEMTNSARELGASRLVCLVASTWPRWLVPCGLDAQALGPVVWIDDGYFQCVSINLAAKMH, encoded by the coding sequence ATGCAGACCACCACACTTTCCTTCGCCAACCTGCACAATCACGGCGAACTGTTCGCGAACATCTTCCGCGCCCGCAAGCAAAGCTTCATCGTCCAGAAACGCTGGAACCTGCCCCAGACCGACGACATGGAGTTCGACCAGTACGACACGCCCATGAGCCGCTGGGTGGCGATCCACGAAACCGGCCGCGTTCTTGCCGGCGTGCGGCTGACGCCCACCACGGCGCGCTGCGGCATGTATTCCTACATGATCCGCGACGCCCAGCTTGACCTTCTGGGCGGCTCGATCCCGCAGAACCTGCTGGACGGTCCGGCGCCGGTCGAATCGGGGACCTGGGAAGCCAGCCGGCTGTTCGTCGATCACACCATCCCGCAGCGGGAACGCCGCCGGGTGCATATCAACCTGGTGCAGGAGATGACCAATTCCGCCCGCGAGCTTGGCGCCTCGCGGCTGGTCTGCCTGGTCGCCTCGACCTGGCCGCGCTGGCTGGTGCCCTGCGGCCTGGACGCGCAGGCCCTGGGCCCGGTGGTCTGGATCGACGACGGCTATTTCCAATGCGTCTCGATCAATCTGGCGGCCAAGATGCACTGA
- the rpsM gene encoding 30S ribosomal protein S13, translated as MARIAGVNIPTGKRVPIALTYIHGIGSKFAGEIVTAVGIEPTRRVNELSDAEVLKIREYIDANYTVEGDLRRETQMNIKRLMDLGSYRGLRHRRGLPVRGQRTHTNARTRKGPAKPIAGKKK; from the coding sequence GTGGCTCGTATTGCTGGCGTCAACATTCCGACCGGGAAACGCGTCCCGATCGCACTGACCTATATCCACGGGATCGGCTCGAAATTCGCCGGCGAGATCGTGACCGCCGTCGGCATCGAGCCGACGCGCCGCGTCAACGAGCTGTCGGATGCCGAAGTTCTGAAGATCCGCGAATACATCGACGCCAACTACACCGTCGAGGGCGACCTGCGCCGCGAGACGCAGATGAACATCAAGCGCCTGATGGATCTGGGTTCCTACCGGGGCCTGCGCCACCGTCGCGGCCTGCCGGTCCGCGGCCAGCGCACCCACACCAATGCCCGCACCCGCAAGGGCCCGGCGAAGCCCATCGCCGGCAAGAAGAAATAA
- a CDS encoding replication-associated recombination protein A codes for MADLFDTEPASGEPARSAARPLADRIRPARLSDVVGQDKVLGPDGPLGAMLGAGSLSSLILWGPPGVGKTTIARLLAQQTDLAFVQISAIFSGVPELRKVFDAARLRRQQGRGTLLFVDEIHRFNKAQQDSFLPHMEDGTITLVGATTENPSFELNAALLSRAQVIVLERLSLADLERLAQRAEQELGRPLPLTAEARDRLLEMADGDGRAALNLIEQIMAWKVTGKLDIDQLAQRLMRRAAKYDKSGDEHYNLISALHKSVRGSDPDAALYWFARMLEGGEDPRYLARRITRMAVEDIGLADPAAQRHCLDAWALYERLGSPEGELALAQAVIYLALAPKSNAGYVAYKGARALARQSGSQMPPAHILNAPTALMKDQGYGAGYAYDHDAEDAFSGQNYFPDGMKRPVLYLPVERGFERDLKKRVEWFAGLRQKRRAEDKA; via the coding sequence ATGGCAGACCTATTCGACACAGAGCCCGCCTCGGGCGAACCCGCGCGCAGCGCAGCGCGCCCCCTGGCCGACCGGATCCGTCCGGCGCGGCTGTCCGATGTCGTTGGCCAGGACAAGGTGCTTGGCCCCGACGGCCCGCTTGGCGCCATGCTTGGCGCCGGCAGCCTGTCCTCGCTGATCCTCTGGGGACCGCCCGGGGTCGGCAAGACCACCATCGCCCGGCTTCTGGCGCAGCAGACGGACCTGGCCTTCGTGCAGATCTCGGCGATCTTTTCCGGGGTGCCGGAACTGCGCAAGGTCTTCGACGCCGCCCGGCTGCGCCGCCAGCAGGGGCGCGGCACGCTGCTGTTCGTCGACGAGATCCACCGCTTCAACAAGGCGCAGCAGGACAGCTTCCTGCCGCATATGGAGGACGGCACCATCACCCTGGTCGGTGCCACCACCGAGAATCCCAGTTTCGAGCTGAACGCCGCGCTGCTGTCGCGGGCCCAGGTCATCGTGCTGGAGCGCCTGAGCCTCGCCGATCTGGAGCGCCTCGCGCAGCGCGCCGAGCAAGAGCTGGGCCGTCCGCTGCCGCTGACCGCCGAGGCCCGCGACCGGCTGCTGGAGATGGCCGATGGCGATGGCCGCGCCGCGCTGAACCTGATCGAGCAGATCATGGCCTGGAAGGTGACCGGCAAGCTCGACATCGACCAGTTGGCGCAGCGGCTGATGCGGCGCGCGGCGAAATACGACAAGTCCGGCGACGAGCATTACAACCTGATCTCGGCCCTGCACAAATCCGTGCGCGGCAGCGACCCCGACGCCGCGCTTTACTGGTTCGCCCGCATGCTGGAGGGGGGCGAGGATCCGCGCTATCTCGCGCGCCGCATCACCCGCATGGCGGTCGAGGATATCGGCCTGGCCGATCCGGCGGCGCAGCGCCATTGCCTGGACGCCTGGGCGCTTTACGAACGCCTGGGCAGTCCCGAGGGCGAGCTGGCGCTGGCGCAGGCGGTGATCTATCTGGCCTTGGCGCCGAAATCCAACGCCGGCTATGTCGCCTACAAGGGCGCGCGGGCGCTGGCGCGGCAATCGGGCAGCCAGATGCCGCCGGCGCATATCCTGAACGCGCCGACCGCGCTGATGAAGGACCAGGGCTATGGCGCGGGCTATGCCTATGACCACGATGCCGAGGACGCCTTCTCGGGCCAGAACTACTTTCCGGACGGGATGAAACGGCCGGTGCTGTATCTGCCGGTCGAGCGCGGATTCGAGCGCGATCTGAAAAAGCGCGTTGAATGGTTCGCCGGGCTGCGCCAGAAGCGGCGGGCAGAGGACAAAGCATGA
- the crcB gene encoding fluoride efflux transporter CrcB — protein MKHTFLQVALGGALGSAARHGVNILAGRLTPGFPLGTLSVNVAGCLAMGLLAALLAHKGGQHLAPLLLTGMLGGFTTFSAFALDTMTLWERGAAATALGYVLGSVLLSLAAVTAGLAIGRGIFA, from the coding sequence ATGAAACACACCTTTCTTCAGGTCGCGCTGGGTGGGGCCCTGGGGTCCGCGGCGCGCCACGGGGTCAATATCCTGGCTGGCCGGCTGACCCCCGGCTTCCCCCTGGGCACGCTGAGCGTGAACGTCGCCGGCTGCCTGGCGATGGGGCTGCTGGCCGCCTTGCTGGCGCATAAGGGCGGCCAGCATCTGGCGCCCTTGCTGCTGACCGGGATGCTGGGCGGTTTCACCACCTTTTCCGCCTTCGCGCTGGACACCATGACGCTGTGGGAACGCGGCGCCGCCGCCACCGCGCTCGGCTATGTGCTGGGCTCGGTGCTGTTGTCGCTGGCGGCGGTCACCGCCGGGCTGGCCATCGGCCGGGGGATCTTCGCATGA
- the rpmD gene encoding 50S ribosomal protein L30 → MAKTIVVKQIGSPIRRPAIQRETLKGLGLNKMNRTRELEDTPAVRGMVAKIPHLAVIIEERG, encoded by the coding sequence ATGGCTAAAACCATCGTCGTCAAGCAGATCGGCTCGCCGATCCGCCGCCCGGCCATCCAGCGCGAGACGCTGAAGGGCCTGGGCCTGAACAAGATGAACCGCACCCGCGAGCTGGAAGACACCCCGGCCGTGCGCGGCATGGTCGCCAAGATCCCGCATCTGGCGGTCATCATCGAAGAGCGCGGCTGA
- a CDS encoding adenylate kinase, producing the protein MAINIILLGPPGAGKGTQARRLIDERGLVQLSTGDMLREARSSGTEMGKRVAEVMDRGELVTDEIVIGLIREKLGQGGKGFIFDGFPRTLAQADALQALMAEMDQRIDAVIEMRVDDAALVARISGRFTCGNCGEVYHDQTKPTKKPGTCDVCGSTDLRRRADDNADSLKTRLMEYYKKTSPLIGYYYVKGNLHPVDGLAEIDAVAAAVAKVLDRIPT; encoded by the coding sequence ATGGCGATCAACATCATTCTGCTGGGCCCGCCCGGCGCCGGCAAAGGCACCCAGGCCCGGCGCCTGATCGACGAGCGGGGCCTGGTCCAGCTCTCCACCGGCGACATGCTGCGCGAGGCCCGCAGCTCGGGCACCGAGATGGGCAAGCGCGTGGCCGAGGTCATGGACCGCGGCGAGCTGGTCACGGATGAGATCGTCATCGGCCTGATCCGCGAAAAGCTGGGGCAGGGTGGCAAGGGCTTCATCTTCGACGGTTTCCCGCGCACCCTGGCCCAGGCCGACGCGCTGCAGGCGCTGATGGCCGAGATGGACCAGCGCATCGACGCGGTGATCGAGATGCGGGTGGATGACGCGGCGCTGGTCGCGCGCATCTCGGGCCGCTTCACCTGCGGCAATTGCGGCGAGGTCTATCACGATCAGACCAAACCGACGAAAAAGCCGGGCACATGCGACGTCTGCGGCTCGACCGACCTGCGCCGCCGCGCCGACGACAATGCGGACAGCCTCAAGACCCGGCTGATGGAATATTACAAGAAGACCTCGCCGCTGATCGGCTACTACTACGTCAAGGGCAACCTGCATCCGGTGGACGGCCTGGCCGAGATCGACGCGGTCGCCGCCGCGGTCGCCAAGGTTCTGGACCGCATTCCGACCTAG